Sequence from the Oncorhynchus clarkii lewisi isolate Uvic-CL-2024 unplaced genomic scaffold, UVic_Ocla_1.0 unplaced_contig_14075_pilon_pilon, whole genome shotgun sequence genome:
TGGCGGCTGCCACGGCCACTTCCAAAGGGGTATCCACTGGTCAAACTCTCACTCCGTCTAGAGTGCTTCAACGATTTCCCATTAGTTAAGGGGTGAGCGGAGCCTGCCTCAGGAAGCTGGTCGACCTGTGCTGTGGGAGTCACCACTCCAAAGCAGTTTCCAGTACTTGGCTCAAAGTGGATGGTTGAGGGCTGAAACGTACAGTTGATCCATCACCACTTTGAGCTCTGGTGGGCTTGCCCTTTGTCGGAAACTCGACCACATAATCCTTAAGATAACCAGGTGCTGGCCTGGTTcttctggtgctgctggtggtTGAGGATGAAGCCTTTGTTGCTTTAGGCTTAGCGCCTGGATATTTCCTTTGTTCCAAGACCTTTCCCtcagctgctctctcctcccctcttcttcctTCCAGTGGAGACAATTCTTCCCTCTCCGCCTCCATTTCATCAGTCTTTGGTTCAGTCATCATCCGGTTCGAAGGACCGGTTACTGTCAGAATGTCAAGCATAAAGCACTGACTAATGGTCCCTCGATTGAGACAGAATGACACTGAGTACATGGGTTCATTATTTTGGGTGTGAAGGATATACTTCCAGTTTCATCTAAAATACATCTGATTAGTGTGAGAGCATGCTCACGTGACATGTGACAAATCCTTATCAATTTCCTGTTGTGGCAAGAACCACCATCAggttattaaaaaatgtattatgatctattttacacacacatgcaacaggAAATTCAGGTGAGTAAGGGAATTTTACAATCCACCATTTCCTCATCTTAACAGGTAGCCAAATGAAAAAAGAACACCCAAAAGTGTCAGTCTCCTAAATTAAATTCACATTGATTACAAAAACTCAGCGTCAACAACCCCAACAAGGCTGAAAGTGGCCCTCCCGCCCTAATCGCCACATGAGAATGCACCAGAGTGAAgcaacaactacacacacacgccTGCTGCACATATGAGAAGTGGGACAGAGGATCGTAACATACGGCCATCAGGGAGGGCGGAACAGAGATTTTACAAACAGATTACATGAGTGAGCAATCAAGTGGAAAATAAGTCAAAAGCCTCCTGCTCACCTCTGCACTCCTTCCACCTGGTCCTTGGTGAAGCCCTTGGTGCTGGGCTCGCCCCCTCCGGCCTCCTGGTCCTGCCCACCAGCCCGGGCCTTGGTGCTCTCCGAGGAGCTGTCTGTAGTACGCTGTCTGCAGTGCGTGCCATTCCCCGCAGAGCTGCCGTTCCTCGTCAAGGTGTCCAACAAGGctaggagggaagagagagatgaagacagaacAAAGCATGACGTGGCACATTCGGAAAGAAACAAAGCTAAGCACTTCAAAGGCAAATTTCACAGAACCAGATTAAGACGGGTCCTCGACTAAAAAGCGTTCTCATTTTCAATCGAAAGTGTTTTTTTAGTCAAGGACTAGTCTTAATCTGGTTCTGGAAAACTGGCACTCAATCTTACAGGGCGAAACACTAGGCTCTTGAAAGTCAGACCACCATGCAAGGGAACATCAGCGGTTCACACATAAACTAAGGTTACATTGTTCCCAGCATCCAGTTGGCTTCCATAGACGAGCTGTAGTGGAGATCTGGTCATGCTTCCATGAGAGCCGCAGGCGAATATATCCAGCTCTGGTTGCTCAATGAGAATGTGCTAAGCTTTTCCAGTGACACAAAGCAGCTCTCTGTGTCAGTCTACCCATGACCACTGCAGCAGCAGCCTAAGCAACAGCCTGAGTATACTGCCTAGTGCATCGCTGTTCTCTCTGGCAGCACCCAGACTGTGCAATACAGCTCTGCAATTCATGTGAAAGTTTACACAGGTAACTGAACACTATGTTGGATAGACACGCCAGAGTGACAATACTGGCATGTCGGGAAAGATACTCATCTTAATGGTTGTAGTAGTAAATGTATTATTGCATGACACTGAACTTAAGATGGTGGCTGTTTTTCTTCAATCAAGATGCAATCTTCCTGAATCCTCAGAATCCTCCTTGAATTCACTATTCTTTCTTGTTGTGAgttaatgaaataaataaaaattaaaaggtGAATAGGATGATTTGGTTTTCCCTGGCCCACTGCCCTATCATTCCTTACCATGGCCCCAGCTTAGCCCTGGCTAATGCGCTACCATTGTTCCCTCAGCTCTGGGTCAATCATTCAATTAAGGGATTGAGGTGGACAAGCCTGTTCATCTCGCTAACCTCATCCTGCACGAGCCACGTTACCTCCTCTGCGCTCAATGGAATCCCTACAAAACACCTTCTCGTCCTGCACGAGCCACGTTACCTCATCTGCTCTGACAGTGGAATCCCTACAAACCCCCTTGCCTCATCCTGCAAGAGCCACATTACCTCCATTTCCAAAAAAAGATTCTCAGCAGAAGTTGAGACAGCCACTTTTCTacttctttccattttttatattGAATAAGGCATTGGTGAGGAAGAGctcgcaagtaagcatttcactgtactgtttgcACCTGCTGTATCCCATGAACATTAccaaataaacattgatttgagTGAGGTGAATAGGCTGCTATAGCCATCTCCTTGGTGACCATTATAAACACTATTTAACCAAACCGAGTATTCACTACAACAAACAATATTTAACCAAACCTTGAGTATTCACTACAACTAAATGTTCCTTGTGAATGTAAACGGTCATGTTTAACTGCATGATGTGAGAGTTAAGCCAACATGAGGAATAATTGCTGTCAACTGTCACATAGCCAACCGTTCAGCTAATCTGTGTTCTATTATATATGGCTGCTGTGGAAATTGCCATTTACCTTCATAACAAGGTAAATATGTCTCCTGCCTGACATACTAGTATTGACAATTTCAGAAGCTTTTAAATATGATTGGTAGGTGGCAGGCTGCACAATTGACCATAATGCAAGCAGCCTCTTGCAAGAACACGATTCACTCACAAAACATAAGTGTTTGATTACAGACAAGCACTTTTCAACAGACAAAGCAATGAATTACAAAACATCACGGCAGCTGAGAGCAATAAGCAGATAAATTGCTTATGGCCCGAGGTAGCTGCTGGATCATCATCATGTATCAATACAACCACAGCCAGGCATGGCTTGTGTCCGGCTAGTTAGCCAAGTCCCTTACTAAGCTAGTATCAGGCCTACATTGATACCCATTTTAAAATTACATTTCTGTCATGAGGACACTGGAAACAACCCCTAGCTGGCTAACTTACTGGTGCATAGGCATTACTTGCTTAGTCAGTTGACCTTGTTATTGCGAAAGACCATACATGTGGGGAGATAACATCCCAGATTGGGAACTTCGCTCCACTGACCACATAATGCAAAACTGAATTTGTTGGCAATCCAACATTTAGCTAGCTCATATAGGCTAGCTAAAGTTTGTAAATGATAGTTAGCAATAGCTTTGCCAATTGGCTAGTTAGCATAGCCAGTCCACATTCGTCACTGAGCTAAAACATAACTATAAAATGAAACATAGCTTGTCAAGTGAGACATTTAACCGTGGATGATGTCAACCTTATGAAATCAACCAAATGGGCTAAGAAATGGCTAACGTCAAGTAGTTAACGTTAGCGACATAGTACACACTGATAGcatgctaacgttagttagcaatTTAAAGAAACGTCACTTCTTCCTTTGCCCTGAGCAGTTAAAGCGTTAATGACGTTACTTAACCATTTCATCATGTATTCGTTTACGTATTATCCGTGCATTGCAAGTGACAATATTCCAAGGCAAGTTGCCAAATCTTATTTTAAATCGGTGTTTAATGTGTAACGGGCTAATGAACTGAAATATGGCAACGTAGATATTTACCTTTCGCTTTGTAGGTTGGATAGAGCTTCTCTGCTTTGTTTAAGAATTTCACCGCCTTGTCTTTGTCTCCTGCTTCAAGAGCTTTAGTGGCtatatttatacatttttctGCTTCGTCTCTGTTCCCTTCCATCTTTCTTCCTCCCCCCCGGCTCTCAGCTGACAGTAGTGATGGGTAGTTCTCGAACGAACGGATCTTTTTGGTGAACGTCGGGAACCGAATCAGTGAAATCTGGTCCATGCAACAAAAACAATTCAGCGCCATCTAATAATCCAGCCAGGTAAACATTTATTTGGAGGTGCATTTCCTGATTTGACATAATGGGAGCCTACCTTTTGGGCTTTAAATCGGAAATGTGTTATTTTTTCACTGGTTCTAGTTTTACATTTCTAAaatgttcaacttcatattcatcatctccagcactaACATATGTGAAAACAGAGTGTTTATATGTTTATCAGTCAAAAGGATTGGAAACACATCTTCCCATGACGTTCACCAATTAGACAATTAGTAGGCACtaataattggttaaaatcacgacgcacatcaatgatgtcactggAAACACTTACCTTCCTTTCTTTATCTATTAAACATAGACACCTGCTGCCATTTTCCCaaatgttgatgttggggtggtgctgaagatgaatctgaagtaaaataaaatacaaaaaaagtgtAACTTCCCTTCAAGCATTTTTAACAGAGCCGTTTGGGGGCCAAATGAGCCGGCTCTTTTACGTGACGGAGCCAAATGATTCGGCTCACCGAAAACACATCTGAACGTTCGGAGCAGCACTTTCGTTAGTGATCCTCAGACGCTGCAATTATTCTGATCTCATATAGTGGGGTTGTTCTGCATTTCTCAATATTAGAGCATGACTTCCAACCCACtgaaatatacactacatgacaatgtggacacctgctcctcaaacctctcattccaaaatcatggacattaatatggcgTTGGTCCCGttgctgatataacagcctctactcttctgagaaggctttctattagatgttggagcattgctgcggggacttgtttccattcagccaagagcattagtgaggtcgggcactgattttgggcaattaggcctggctcgcagtccacgttccaattcatcccatagGTGTTCggtgggattgaggtcagtgcaGGCCAGTCCAGTTCTTCCACACCCATTTcattatggacctcgctttgagcACAGtggcactgtcatgctgaaacaggaaagggccttcccccccaattttttaaaatatatatatatatatatatatattttttttttaataataacaaagcaatacataaagcacatgagggaacacaagcatacatagattacaaacaatagacaatcgagctaaggggtacaatatcacattacaattacacaaggaccttaagggatatgcatatacttacaatttgaacagcttttttgttagtagagcatttaaccgtcttaaaatacagttcaatttatttttgtagggaacgaaaatgtggttttctgtttgtaaatttacatttgtgtatatgaaatttggccaaaagaataatgcaattaattacataaaaattaTTCtgcttatttctattgtatgtaaagaatccaaacagtacatctctccacaatagtgtaaaatcttcataaatgtgttcaattataaacctactgatgtcttgccacactgtttctgggtggtcattacaaaaggagcaatttgagttgatgttttccttaaacttcttcatatagtggttggcaggataatatttatgaataattttaaaggaaacttccttaattttgttaacaagtaggtatgtgtgtggcaacatccaaacttttttccaacagatattatcaatatatccattccaataaggcatgccATAAGGTATATatatacaacatcctgctgaaacaaggatcgtatcgctctgttgttgaatggaccaaaagagaaacaaatctttcctactgatgagtcatcaGGGTCAATAGAaagtaggctctgagggtcaggtcttgacatgttcctgaataataaagcaacacctgagggaatggcatctaa
This genomic interval carries:
- the LOC139401012 gene encoding dnaJ homolog subfamily B member 14-like, encoding MEGNRDEAEKCINIATKALEAGDKDKAVKFLNKAEKLYPTYKAKALLDTLTRNGSSAGNGTHCRQRTTDSSSESTKARAGGQDQEAGGGEPSTKGFTKDQVEGVQRDH